Proteins encoded by one window of Lactobacillus sp. ESL0684:
- the gltX gene encoding glutamate--tRNA ligase — translation MAKQKIRVRYAPSPTGHLHIGNARTALFNYLFARHNKGTFVLRIEDTDQKRNVEGGAASQMDNLHWLGIDWDEGPDKGGDYGPYRQSERKDLYQKYVQQLLDEGKAYYSYKTSEELDEQREEQRAMGVAPHYTYEYEGMTADEIKQAQDAAAAKGLKPVVRIHIPEMETYAWEDIVKGHLSFESDTIGGDFVIQKRDGMPTYNFAVVIDDHLMQITHVLRGDDHVSNTPKQLAVYEAFGWEPPKFGHMTLIINAETGKKLSKRDESVLQFIEQYRDLGYLPDAMFNFITLLGWSPAGESEIFNQRDLIKQFDPDRLSKSPAAFDQKKLEWINNQYIKHADRDQLLDLALNNLQEAELVEADPTPEKLEWVRQLVNIYSVQMSYTKQIVDLAKIFFASPKELSAEELDEFRQDEARPVIEEFKHQLELLPRFTATQIMNAVQATRKETGVKGRKLFMPIRIATTRSMVGPGVGEAMELLGKKRVMEHLDLTLQQMSANGL, via the coding sequence TTGGCAAAACAAAAAATTCGGGTAAGATACGCCCCAAGTCCAACGGGTCACTTACATATTGGTAATGCGCGAACAGCATTATTTAACTATTTGTTTGCGCGGCATAATAAGGGAACTTTTGTATTAAGAATTGAAGATACCGACCAAAAACGTAATGTTGAGGGTGGCGCCGCTTCTCAGATGGATAATTTACATTGGCTGGGAATTGATTGGGACGAGGGTCCTGATAAGGGTGGCGATTACGGTCCTTATCGTCAATCTGAGCGTAAAGATCTTTATCAAAAATATGTGCAACAATTGCTTGATGAAGGTAAGGCTTATTATTCTTATAAGACTTCTGAAGAATTAGACGAGCAGCGCGAAGAACAACGGGCTATGGGTGTAGCACCGCATTATACTTATGAATATGAAGGTATGACTGCTGATGAAATTAAACAGGCACAAGATGCGGCAGCAGCTAAGGGTTTAAAACCAGTTGTACGGATTCATATTCCCGAAATGGAAACTTATGCTTGGGAAGATATTGTCAAGGGTCACTTAAGTTTTGAATCAGATACAATTGGCGGCGATTTTGTTATCCAAAAACGTGATGGTATGCCAACCTATAATTTTGCCGTTGTTATCGACGATCATTTAATGCAAATTACTCATGTATTGCGCGGGGATGACCACGTTTCTAACACTCCTAAGCAATTAGCTGTTTATGAAGCGTTTGGTTGGGAACCACCGAAATTCGGTCATATGACTTTGATTATTAATGCCGAAACTGGCAAAAAGCTATCTAAGCGTGATGAATCTGTCTTACAGTTCATTGAACAATATCGCGACTTAGGCTATTTGCCAGATGCCATGTTTAACTTCATTACTTTGCTTGGCTGGTCGCCTGCTGGTGAAAGTGAAATCTTTAATCAACGGGATTTGATTAAACAGTTTGATCCTGATCGCTTATCTAAGTCACCAGCCGCCTTTGACCAAAAGAAGTTGGAATGGATTAATAACCAATACATCAAGCATGCTGATCGTGACCAATTGCTTGATCTGGCGCTGAACAATCTGCAAGAGGCAGAGCTAGTTGAAGCAGACCCTACACCTGAAAAGTTGGAATGGGTAAGGCAATTAGTCAATATTTATTCTGTGCAAATGTCATATACTAAGCAAATCGTGGATTTAGCGAAGATATTCTTTGCTTCTCCAAAAGAATTATCAGCTGAAGAACTTGATGAGTTCCGGCAAGATGAGGCGCGACCAGTTATTGAAGAGTTTAAACATCAGCTTGAATTACTGCCGCGTTTTACCGCAACACAGATTATGAATGCTGTGCAAGCAACACGTAAAGAGACTGGAGTTAAAGGACGTAAGTTATTTATGCCGATTCGGATTGCGACTACTAGATCAATGGTTGGACCTGGTGTTGGCGAAGCAATGGAATTATTAGGTAAAAAACGAGTTATGGAGCACCTTGATCTGACTTTGCAACAGATGAGTGCGAATGGACTTTAA